TGAGATTTTCCGGATGGTGTTTCTTTCTGAAAGGAGGGGAAAAAATGGCTTCTAAAAAAATTTCTAAAAGTGAACAAGAAAAAATTCTGAAAAGGATTGAAAATATAGACTTTGAGAATTCTGAAAAAGATGGTGAAACAGTAAAAGTCAAAGTAAAAAAGGCTAAAAAAGGTATTAAACCTGTAGATTCAATGATTAAAATTCTAACCAACAAGGCAAAAAGCAAGAACAATAGATTAACCTATGCTGACATAGACAGTGCGATACCTACTGAAATTGCTGAAGAAATAGATAGCGATTATATCGAAAAGATATATGAAGCGTTAGAATCTCTTGGAATTCAAATTGTTGGAGATGATGAGGAAAATGAAGAAGAAAAGGATACCTTTAACGAACTAGAGTATGAACATGAAGAAATAGAAGAGTTATTTACTGATGTCGAACTTAAAATGTACGATAATATATCTTTGGGAGATCCCATAAAAATATATTTAAAAGAAATAAGTAAGGTGGAACTTTTAAGCCCTTCGAGAGAAAGACAGCTTGCTAGAAAGGCACAAAAAGGCGATCAAAAAGCAAGAGATGAATTGATCAAGGCAAACTTGAGATTAGTTATAAGTATAGCAAAAAGATATACGGGTAGAGGATTAACCTTTTTGGATTTAATCCAAGAGGGAAATATCGGTTTGATAAAGGCAGTTGATAAATTCGATTGGAAAAAAGGCTTTAAATTCTCAACCTATGCAACATGGTGGATAAGGCAGGCAATAACAAGGGCTATAGCAGATCAA
The DNA window shown above is from Petrotoga sp. 9PW.55.5.1 and carries:
- a CDS encoding sigma-70 family RNA polymerase sigma factor encodes the protein MASKKISKSEQEKILKRIENIDFENSEKDGETVKVKVKKAKKGIKPVDSMIKILTNKAKSKNNRLTYADIDSAIPTEIAEEIDSDYIEKIYEALESLGIQIVGDDEENEEEKDTFNELEYEHEEIEELFTDVELKMYDNISLGDPIKIYLKEISKVELLSPSRERQLARKAQKGDQKARDELIKANLRLVISIAKRYTGRGLTFLDLIQEGNIGLIKAVDKFDWKKGFKFSTYATWWIRQAITRAIADQARTIRIPVHLVETINRMNKVIRDYLQDNGDYPSSKELAVIMDKPEEKINEILISAKDVLSLNSPISSNNGDDEESETGDFISTDESTPEEEAQKMILKDRIEEVLDTLSDKEALVLKMRYGFLDGKQKTLEEVGQFFNVTRERIRQIETKALRKLRHPNRVAQLKEIVEN